The Schistocerca piceifrons isolate TAMUIC-IGC-003096 chromosome 5, iqSchPice1.1, whole genome shotgun sequence genome has a segment encoding these proteins:
- the LOC124799088 gene encoding general transcription factor II-I repeat domain-containing protein 2A-like: MNHRQFKGFLKDMEAECRDIPYHSTVRWLSRGKVLDVFSAIHEEISLFLEMKGEEMHCLKDINWITDLAFLADITMHLNNVNLSLKGKGQLIVDMHDQIKAFMEKLRLFERQMNNGHLTFFNRLASLNYLKLLLSAITKQS; encoded by the coding sequence atgaatcatcgccaattcaaaggattcctgaaagatatggaagcggagtgtcgggatataccttaccacagtacagttcgttggctgagtcggggaaaagttcttgatgttttctctgCCATTcatgaggaaatatccctttttctcgaaatgaaaggggaagaaatgcattgtctgaaagatataaactggataacagacctggcgttcctagctgacataactatgcatttgaataatgtaaatctgtcattgaagggcaaagggcagctaatcgttgacatgcacgaccagataaaagccttcatggaaaagttacgtttatttgagaggcagatgaataatggacatttaacgttcttcaatcgtcttgcttctttaaactACCTGAAgctactactttcggcgattaccaagcaaagttaa
- the LOC124799089 gene encoding general transcription factor II-I repeat domain-containing protein 2A-like, whose product MVKDSMCCNRYLEWKSALHFNDNKEAKNKSDTNLESHSQRLWYNIIREFQENLAADEMIDDRPLGLACHKVFNSAKRYNIRRHYTRLHPAHYDQVEGLARREPVARLKNDIPGDVNETGENTTESEIRASYRVAHIIATSGKLFSMGSLVKSCMVAVAEYLFPSEVQAIEGVCLSKQTMSRPILDMAADLETQLSKKTESFVAVSLAHDKSTDISDCVQLAVFVRDVDMELQVSEEFLEVLPLDYIATGRDIFEAVCESVDNMNLLWDKLHSVATDRAPQMIGRHQGFASRLKNKLRDEFGKDILTLECFIHQEALCAETVELGGVMKNVVK is encoded by the exons ATGGTGAAAGATTCAATGTGTTGTAACAGGTACCTTGAATGGAAATctgcattacatttcaatgataatAAAGAGGCCAAAAATAAAAGTGACACAAATCTTGAAAGTCATTCGCAGAGGCTCTGGTACAACATTATCAGAGAATTTCAGGAAAATCTAGCAGCTGATGAAATGATT GATGATCGTCCACTGGGCCTTgcatgtcataaagtatttaattctgcgaagaggtacaatatacgacgacattatacacgtcttcacccagcgcactacgatcaggtagaaggcctTGCACGCAGAGAAccggtagccaggcttaagaacgacataccaggagac gtgaatgagaccggagaaaacactactgaatctgaaATTCGAGCAAGTTACAGGGTGGCTCACATCATTGCAACGAGTGGCAAGCTGTTTTCAATGGGGTCTCTCGTAAAATcatgcatggtagcagttgcagaatattTGTTTCCAAgtgaggtgcaggcaattgaaggggtttgcctgtcgaagcaaacaatgtctcgtccaatcctggacatggcagcggatttagagacacaacTCAGCAAAAAGACTGAGAGCTTTGTTGCAGTTTCGCTAGCGCATGAcaaaagcaccgacatatcggactgtgttcagcttgcagtctttgtgcgtgatgtcgacatggagctgcaagtaagtGAAGAATTCTTGGAGGTGTTACCACTCGATTACatcgcaacaggacgtgacatttttgaagctgtttgtgaatcagtggacaatatgaatttgctgtgggataagctccattctgtagcgacagaccgtgcaccacaaatgatcgggcgtcaccaaggttttgcttctcgtttgaaaaataaactcagggacgaattcggaaaagacattttgactcttgaatgttttattcaccaagaggcactgtgtgctgaaacagtagagctaggtggcgtaatgaaaaatGTCGTGAAGTga